The window GTTAACGATTGCGCTGCCCACTACGACCGCGTCACAGAAGGAAGCTATCTTTAACGCTGATTCCGGGCCCGAAACGCCGAAACCGATCGTCACCGGAAGGTTTGCATAGGTGCGGACCATGCTGCTTAACCCCTCAAGGTCGGTCTCGATTTCCCGGCGCATTCCGGTAACACCCGTAACCGCGACGCAGTATATAAAACCCCGCGCGCGCGAGCAGATGGCGGCTACCCTTTCCGGCGTGCTGGTGGGCGCAACCAGCGGTATTAAATCGAGCCCGCAGCGGTCGGCATATTCTTGCAGCGGTCGGCTCTCCTCATAAGGAAGGTCCGGGATGATCAAACCGTCAACCCCGGCATCGACCGCGTGCCGGCAGAAAACTTCAAGCCCATACTGGTACACCGGATTGTAATAGGTCATCAGCACGAGGGGAATTTCCGTTTCCCGGCGGACCTCCCTCGTCATTCTGAGAACGCCGCTTACGGTGGTCCCGCCGGCAAGAGCCCTGTTCGAAGCAGCCTGTATGACCGGGCCGTCGGCCATGGGGTCGGAGAAGGGGATGCCGATCTCGATGATGTCGGCGCCGGCCCGGGCCATAACCAGGATCAACTCAAACGTCTTTTCGAGGCTGGGATCTCCACCCGTAAGATAGGTTATAAGGCCCTTTTCCCGCCGGGCCTGTAGTTTTTCGAATGCGCTTTTAATCCGGCTCACGCTATCACCCCCTTTACCTGGGCCACGGTCTCCACGTCCTTGTCGCCTCTTCCGGAGAGGTTCACAACGATGATGGTCTCCCGCGGCAG is drawn from Bacillota bacterium and contains these coding sequences:
- the trpA gene encoding tryptophan synthase subunit alpha encodes the protein MSRIKSAFEKLQARREKGLITYLTGGDPSLEKTFELILVMARAGADIIEIGIPFSDPMADGPVIQAASNRALAGGTTVSGVLRMTREVRRETEIPLVLMTYYNPVYQYGLEVFCRHAVDAGVDGLIIPDLPYEESRPLQEYADRCGLDLIPLVAPTSTPERVAAICSRARGFIYCVAVTGVTGMRREIETDLEGLSSMVRTYANLPVTIGFGVSGPESALKIASFCDAVVVGSAIVNIIGQGAFGEVEKLTSELKSALVKA